The Cyanobacteriota bacterium genome window below encodes:
- a CDS encoding sodium-dependent bicarbonate transport family permease yields MDLLSNFLMDFIKQLQSPTLSFLIGGIFIAAFGSQLQIPESIVKIIIFMLLTKIGLTGGIAIRNSNLTEMILPAAFSVLVGILIVFIARYTLAKLPKVKTLDALATGGLFGAVSGSTMAAAITALEEQNIKFEAWAGALYPFMDIPALVTAIVVANVYLNNMKRKEQAQSAMQESLSRQPVAAGDYPDQQSYPSTRQEYLSRQRSVDSRVKIWPIVQESLQGPALSAMLLGLALGLFARPESVYKGFYDPAFRGLLSILMLVMGMEAWSRLNELRKVAHWYVVYSVVAPFVHGLIAFGLGMIAHYATGFSLGGVVVLAVIAASSSDISGPPTLRAGIPSANPSAYIGASTAIGTPVAIGLCIPFFLGLAQTLGAG; encoded by the coding sequence GTGGATCTTTTGTCCAATTTTTTAATGGACTTCATTAAGCAGTTACAATCTCCAACACTCAGCTTTTTGATCGGCGGGATCTTTATTGCTGCCTTTGGTAGTCAACTGCAAATTCCAGAGTCGATCGTCAAGATCATAATCTTCATGCTGTTGACCAAAATCGGCCTGACTGGTGGCATTGCAATCCGCAATTCCAATCTAACGGAAATGATCTTACCCGCGGCGTTTTCTGTATTAGTGGGGATTCTGATCGTATTCATTGCACGCTATACATTAGCCAAGCTACCCAAGGTCAAAACCCTGGATGCGCTTGCGACTGGGGGACTGTTTGGTGCTGTGAGTGGTTCTACAATGGCGGCTGCCATAACAGCCCTAGAAGAGCAGAACATCAAGTTCGAGGCATGGGCTGGTGCACTCTATCCCTTTATGGATATTCCGGCACTTGTGACTGCAATTGTGGTGGCTAATGTTTATCTCAATAACATGAAGCGCAAAGAGCAGGCTCAATCAGCCATGCAAGAGTCACTCAGCAGGCAGCCTGTGGCGGCAGGTGATTATCCTGATCAGCAGAGTTATCCTAGCACTCGACAGGAGTATCTGAGCAGGCAACGGTCTGTGGATAGTCGGGTTAAGATCTGGCCGATCGTCCAGGAAAGTCTCCAGGGGCCAGCCTTGTCTGCAATGTTGTTAGGTCTTGCACTTGGCCTGTTCGCAAGGCCAGAAAGCGTCTACAAGGGTTTCTACGATCCTGCCTTTCGTGGCTTGCTTTCAATTCTGATGCTGGTCATGGGTATGGAGGCTTGGTCGAGGCTAAACGAACTGCGCAAGGTAGCTCACTGGTATGTCGTGTACAGTGTAGTGGCACCGTTTGTGCATGGGCTTATCGCCTTCGGTCTTGGTATGATTGCCCACTATGCCACAGGCTTTAGTCTAGGGGGTGTTGTAGTGCTAGCGGTCATTGCTGCCTCCAGTTCAGACATTTCAGGCCCGCCCACACTGCGAGCCGGCATCCCATCGGCTAATCCCTCTGCCTATATCGGTGCTTCTACAGCCATTGGTACACCAGTTGCGATCGGCCTTTGTATTCCATTTTTCCTCGGGCTTGCCCAGACGTTAGGTGCTGGCTAA